GACCAGGTAATGGTAACGGTTGATAATGCAGTAGTGACTGCCAATGCTGGTGACGATTTTACCAAGACCTGTACTTCCAACGCCAGCGGCAAACAAATAGGTGAAACAGCGGTAAGCGGGTTCACTTATTCCTGGTCGCCAGCCACCGGTTTAAGCAATGCCACTGCCAGCAACCCAACCGCCAATCCATCGGCCACTACTACGTACACAGTAACCAAAACCAATACCACCTCAGGTTGCAGCAATACCGACCAGGTAATGGTTACGGTAACTACGAACGCGCCGGCCACACCAACTATTTGCGTGGTACAACCTTCGCTGTGCGGACCAACAACGGGTAGTGTAACCATCAAGACCCCGCTTGGCGCAGACTATCAGTATAGCATTGATAACGGCGGTACCTGGCAAACGTCGCCGGTGTTCAGTAACCTGCCTGCGGGCTCGGTAACCGGTATAAAGGTTAGTTCAATAAGTTCGGGTTGTATTTCAAATGGGGTTAGTTGTGATGCATCTGATTGTTCACAACCGGCAGCCAGGTTAGTCACCGATGCCACCGCACCTGTAGTTCCAACTGAAGGGCAAACGACGGTTAAAGCTTTCCCAAATCCTTTTAGCACTATCGTAAAATTTGTAGTAACCATTCCTGAAGCAGGAAAGGGAAGCCTGGAAGTGTATAATTTGCTTGGGCAAAAAGTAAAAACCGTTTTTCAGGGAAGTATGTTACGGGGGATAAATACTTTCGACGTTAACATGCCGTTAACCAAATCGGCACAATTGATGTACGTGTTACGGATAGGAAATAAAACAATAACAGGTAAATTGTTACAGTTGAATCAATAATGTATTAACAGCACTATTAAATAAAAGAGAGCCTTCAGTTTTACCTGAAGGCTCTCTTTTATATCGTAGTTAGAATTAACCTTTCTTTTCTTCTTTTGCTTTCTTCTCGTGGTGGTGCTCAGCCTTTTTTGTTGTGTCCTTAGGCATTTTTTCTTTTTTAGGTTTTTCTTTCTTGTCCTGTTTTGCAGGCTCAGTTTGAGCAAAAGTAGCAGCAGAGAATGCTAACAGTAAGGCGGCAGCCAGCAGGCTTTTTTTGAAATTCATATTCGTTATTTTTTTAAAGATGATGAAAAAAACTGAGGGTGAAGATAATGTTTCTTTAAACATTTATTAATTTTCATTTTCGGGAATGCCCAAAAAAAGAATAATTGTGAACTGACGCATATTCCCGTTTAAATAGACCCCTTTGCCGGGCTGGAAAATTAAAGTCTAACGGCGAGGTAAAGGTGGCGCAGGGTTAATGTTCTCCCTTTTTAAGCACAAATAAACTTAACGCGATAATGAGGATGCCTGCCGGAATTATCAGCGAATGAATATCTGTTTTTTCTACGTTGATCTCTTTTTCAACAAGATCTGCCAGCCAGCTTACCACCAGTGTGGTCAATATCGCTTCCCACAGGATGACCTTTAATTGCGTAAAATTTCTAACCTGCAGCCATTGGGGGATCCGTACAGGAGAAGGGTTTTCTCCACTATCAAATAAAACGAAAAAACCAATTGACAACACAAAGAAGACGATGGCCACCAGGAAAATATCAACCGCATGTAAAAGACCAATAGCCATCATTCTTGTTGTATGTTCGGCGCCATTTGCCAGGTAAACAAACACCTTGCCAAAGTCATAGATCCCAATACAGGTAAGTACAAGGCCGGATGTAAATACCAGCCAGGCGATGATGGCAATAATAAATTTAAGTGCTCCTGTAATTGATTTCATAACAAACCTAAAAATACGATTCAGATAAGGGTCTTACATAAAGCAGGAGTTATTAACCGGTAAAATGTAACGGTAAAATGGCCGGGGAATTTATTTTTTATAAAACATACCAGTTAGTATGTTTATGGTTTACCTTCGCTGCCAAAACAAAAAAGATGTAATGGTCAGGAATTATAAACCGGTAACCTGGGCGCTGGCGCTGGGTATCAACGGACTTATTGTGCTCGCTTTTTTCTTCCCCTTTAAAGAAGGCATTAAGGAATATGATCTGTCGTTTTTGCCATTATTGAACGCGATCATGAACGGGGCTACTTTCATTTTTCTGTTGCTGGCCCTGGTTGCCATTAAGCAAAATAAGATAACCAGGCATCGTAATTTTATTTTCGCAGCTTTTTCGTGTACGTCAATATTCTTATTGTCATACCTGCTGTATCACTTCACTACACCCTCTACCAAATTCGGGGGTGATGGAGTCATCAGTTACATTTACTATTTTATTCTGATCACCCATATTATCCTGGCTATAATTACAGTTCCTTTAGCCCTGATCTCTATTGGGCGGGGATTGAATATGGAAGTGTCCCTGCACAAAAAGATCACCCGCTATACCATGCCTGTTTGGTTATACGTAAGTTTAACCGGCGTGATCGTGTATCTGATGATTGCCCCATACTATAAGTAATACCAAATGTCAAAAGCGAAAGCCACCAGGGCAGATTTATTGCAAAAAGCCTTTGAGCTTATTTATCAAAACGGTTACCAGGCCACCAGCATAGATGAAATGCTGGCCACCACCGGGGTTACCAAGGGGGCCTTGTATTATCATTTCAAAAACAAGGAAGAAATGGGCCTCGCCATCATCGATGAGGTGATCTATAATGAAGTGTTCCCCTTTATTAAAGCGAAGCTGGAGGAGTCGGATGATGTAAGGGAGAACCTGTACAACATGATGAGCGGGCTGTTACTGAAGCATTCGTTTTTTAAAGTTGAATATGGCTGCCCCGCAGTAAACCTTATGAGTGAAATGGCGCCCGTTAATGAACTTTTCCGCAAAACATTAAAGAAGCAATTCAGCGCCTGGCAAAAAGCTATTGAGCAGGCTATTGTTAAAGGACAGGAAACAGGGCAACTGGCCTTAACCCACAATGCCAAACAAATTGCATTGTACATCCTTGCAGGCTACCAGGGCGCGAGAAACATGGGGAAATTATATGGCCGCAGTTCTTATGGTTTATTCCTGGATGAATTTAAAAATTATCTTTATCAGTTGAAATGATCTCCGGTACGGGTTTCTCTGCACTGGTATCAACATGATTGATCTCCTTCAGGTATCCAACTTTTAAATGATCGTAAAACGAATGCCGGTCAATTAATAACGAAACCAGGTTGGCGAGTAAACCAGCCAGCATCAGGTAGAAGATCACGTTATGCCGGTCCGTCATTTCCAACACCAGGATGGCTGAGGTAAAAGGAGATCTTGTTACACCGGTTAAAAAACTCACCATACCAACCAGAATAACCAGGTTGGTATCGGTTAAGGAAAGGTGTAATAAACCGGCTATCCAGGAGCCAAAAGAAGCGCCGATACTTAAGGAAGGGGCGAACACACCACCTGCAGCGCCTGCTGTAAAAGAAGTAATAAGGCCTGCAATCCGCACAAAGGGCAGGTACCAGGGTACATATTTGTTGGGGGTAAACAACGTGCCTGTCATAACACTCTTACCTGAGCCTATGGCATCGGAGTGAATAAAAATGCCGGCCAGGGCAATCAGTACCCCCCCAATGATGAGATAAAAAATGTTTTGATATTTCTTTGTAAAGCGGGATTTCCAATTCATGATGTATAACATCAATTTTGAAACGCCGCTGCCGAAAAGGCCTCCTATAATGGCTAACAGGATCACCCATACAAAAACAATGGATGATAAATGCGTAACATCGGGATAGCCTAAATACAGGTAGGGCCCCAACAGGGCCTGCGCAGTTAACCCCGCCACAATGATGGCGGTAAACAGGGCCGTTTTAAAATAGCTGATATGTGTTTTTGACAATTCTTCCACGGCAAACACAATTCCACCTAGCGGCGTATTGAAAGCCGCTGCCAGTCCGGCCGCAGCGCCGGTGATGATCATATTCTTTTTAGAGATCCTGGGCCACCAGCTGGGTAAATATTTATTTACAGTCCTGAATACGGAACCGGCTATTTGGATGGTAGGTCCTTCGCGCCCGATAATGGCGCCCCCAAATACCATTATTAAGCTGGAGATTATTTTTACAACAATCACTCTAACGCTTAACATCCGGTCTATTTTGTTATGTTCTTTTGGCGTGGCCAGTTCAATAGAAGCCATGATCTGGGGAATGCCGCTGCCGCGGGCAAAAGGCGAGAAGCGTTTGATGGTCCACCAGCCAAGAATAAAACAAACGGGGGTAATAACTAACAGGCTCCATTTGTAAGTATGCAAAAAGAAGATGTTGGCTTCTTCTACCCAGGCAAATAATTTCGCATACAACACAGCCAGCAAACCTGCCAGCAGCGAAGCTGTCCAATAGGGCAGGCCCTGCATGAAATTCAGCTTTACTCTTTCACTTTTCAGGTTGGCGACGATCCTTTTCAGTTTATTCCGGAAGATGGCGATCATAATTGTATCGGGCTAAATTCCCCGCAAAGATACCTATTCGGTAACACTGCGCAACCACGGATTCAAATGGATGCATTAGAATGAGATTAGAAGGTGGGTTGACCAGTTGACGGGTTGACCAGTTAACAAGTTGGTAGCGTTGACAGGGTTGATAAAGGGACATAAAAGGTTGACCGGCCCTTTCACGTTTCACGATTGCGGAAAGAACTCCCCACTTCTGGTATAATATTTTCAACCTTTTGCTGTTAAAAACCAAATCATATGGCACACGAACAAAATACGCAGTTGCTGAACTTACTGACTAATTGCGTAACTGAATGCAATCATTGCGCAAGCGCATGCCTGGAGGAAGAAGATGTTAAGATGCTTACCAAATGCATTAAGCTCGATCTTGATTGTGCGGATATCTGTTTGTTAATGGCTGGTTATTTAGCCCGCGGATCGGAGCACGCAGAACACCTGATGAGTGAATGTGCGGAGATTTGCCAGAAGTGTGCGGCCGAATGTGAAAAACATGCAGCTATGGGTATGGAGCATTGCCGTACCTGTGCAGAAGCATGCCGGCAATGTGCAGAGGCGTGTATGCAGATGGTTCATGCATAATACAAATGTGATAATGTGATAATTCGATAATGTGATAATGAAATACAATGGTAAAGGGCAAGACTGCTTTTTAAACAGCTTTGCCCTTTATAACCGGACTTCATTATCACATGCCTTCGCTAAAGCTTCGACTGGCAGGCATTATCGAATTATCACATTATCTCATTATCGCATTAGCCTTTCTTACACGCATCCGTACAAACATGCCCTTTCTCCCCATGTGCATACACGTGCTTGCCGCTGTCATGGCAGGCCTGGGTGCATACGTGATCTTTCATCTTCATTTTCTTTTCTGTTTTGGCTTTTTTGGGTTGTTCCTGTTTTTTGTCCTGCGCCAGGGTAACCAAAGAAAGATTGGCAAGGATAAGTGTTGCTGCGAGCACTTTGCTGATTGATTTCATGTTTGTTTATTTTGTATAATTATTGAATAGTTACTTTAATGATGTTGCTGATAGCAGGCAGGGTAGTAAAGCCATTAGGGTTGGGTACTGCCTGGATGGCTTTTGATTCCGTTAATGGTGTGCCGGCCAGGTTGAACTGCGTAATACCGGCGCCGGGGAATTGATTTATTGCGGTGCCATCATCCCACAGGCTGATAGCGGAAGAGAGATCGCCCTTTTGCGTAGCATCCCAGTCATTTCCTGAAGTAGCAAAGAACCAGTCGTTAGAAAAACCATACATCGTAGCAATGGCAATTCTGTCTCCTTTTACTACCGATAACATTTGCGATACCTTACCGCCATTGGCGCCGTCGGTGCGGGGCAGTAATACCGTGTTGGTGGCCTCTTTCAGCACATACACCGCCTTAACACCTGATTTTGTTTTCAGTGCAGCTGCCAAAATATCGGCATTGCCTTTTTGCGCCAGGTCTTTCAGGCCTTCGCCGCGGTCATTTTCTCCTGCCATAAAGAATGGATTCTGCTGGCCATTATATACTACTACCAATACCGGTGACAATGGGGTGAAGATGCCTGTTTTGCCCATGAGGTAAGTATTCAGTACAGAGTTGTCGCCCATTTCTGCAATATTGGTGAGGCCATTGGCGGAAACTTTACCAACTGAGTAAACAGGTTCAGGCAACAGCAAATTACCACCGGCAACGTAAGAGAGGGTCCAAACACCCGGACTGAATGGTGTTTCATTGGCCGTACCGCCCGATTTGTTGGTGATGGTAACCGTAAATACAGAATTTCCATTATACGCCAACGATACCTGCATCAATTGCGAAGCAGCCAGGTAGCTATTGCCGTAATCATCGGTTCCGCTCACCTCTTTGATATTTTTAGCGGCGCTTTCTGCGGTTCCCGGATGAACTACTGTTGAACCGGGTTTCTGGTTTACCCGTGTGCCATTGTCCCATAGTTTTATCTGGGCAGATACATCACCGGTAATGGGCGAGCCATCATCGTTGTACAATTTAATACCCGGATTGGCAGGGGCAAAAAACAGGTCGTTGCTCCAGCCATACATAGTGGCAAAGGTGAGACGCTGGTTTTTAGCGGCGGAAAAGGTAAAGGTGGTTGATTGACCGGGCAGAATAACCGGCGGGGTGCCTGTTCCCTGGAAAGTACCTGTTTCTACCAGCGGTTTGCTGTCCAGCACATTCTCGATTGTTATGGTCTCTGACTGGGCCGGGGGCATATCATTGTCTTTTTTACAGGCGGCCAGTGACAGTACAGAGGCGAATAACGTACACGTTTTAAGCAAGTTATATTTCATTTGTGGTGTGTTTTAATACCACAAAACAAAAGAAACTGTATCCCACAGGTGTCGCAGAATTGTAACAAAAGTATCACAGTGATGATTCCAGGGTTTTATTTTGCAACTTTGTTCCATCATAGTATGGATAATAAAACAGTACTGATCATCGAAGATGATCCCAATATAGTAGAGCTGCTGCGTATTCACCTGTACGATTTGGGTTGTAAGGTGGCTTCGGAGGGCGATGGCCTGAAAGGACTGGCATCGGCAAAGGAAGGCCATTTTCACCTGATAATACTTGATATTACTTTACCGGGATTGAATGGCATGGAGGTTTGCCGCAAATTGCGACAAACGGACCGGCAAACGCCTATCCTGATGCTTACCGCCAGAAGCGAAGAGATAGATAAAGTGATGGGGCTGGAAACCGGCGCCGATGATTACCTTACCAAACCCTTCAGCATCCGCGAATTTATTGCCCGGGTAAAAGTCATCTTCCGCCGTACTGAAGAGTTTGCCGCCGAAGCCAGTCCGGCAGCAGCCTCTTCGGTATTAAACTTAAGCGGACTGGAAATAGACCTTGACAAACGGAGGGTAACGCTTCATAACAACCGGGTAGACCTTTCTCCAAAAGAATTTGAACTCATCACGCTGCTGGCATCGAACCCCGGCAAAAGCTATAGCCGTAAGCGCTTGCTGAACCTGGTATGGGGCTACGATTTTGAAGGCTATGAACACACGGTGAACAGCCATATCAATCGCCTGCGCGCCAAGATCGAAGAAGATGTATCGAACCCTAAATTTATTTTAACCACCTGGGGCGTAGGCTACAGGTTTAACGAGGAGTTATAAATGTCTGTACGTACTATAAAAGGAAACCGGCTTTTCTGGAAGATCACTGCCGTATTCACAGGACTGTTGATTGTTTTGGGTGTGGTATTTGTGATCATTGCGTCCAATTTTTCCAGGTCGTATTATACTGCCGCGCACCAGGAACTGTATGGCGATATTGCGCAGCACCTGGCAACGTTTACCCAGCCTTTTAAGAATGGAAAGCCCGATACTACTGTAACGCACGACATCATTCACAGTACCATGGTGGCCAATCCCAGTGTGGAAGTGTATTTACTGGATACAGCAGGTAATATAAAAGATTATGTAGTGCCGGATAAAACCGTACAGATCCACCAGGTAAATATTACCAAAGTAAAACAGTGGCTTACTGCCGATAAAATGAAACGCCCTATGGGCGATAACCCCAAACAACCGGGCGAGCCCAGTATATTTTCTGCCGCCCCGGTGTACGAAAAGGGCCGGTTAGTGGGTTATGTATATGCCGTACTGGCCAGTGAAAAACAAAAAGCCATTCTGCAGTCGTTAGACAACAACCTGTATTTACGCCTGGCCAGTTATATGTTTTATGCGGCGCTGGCCGTAGCATTCATCGTAGGCGTTGTTACGTTTTTTCTTATCACCGACAGTATTTGCCATATCGCCGCCGTGGTGAAACGATTTAAAGAAGGCGATTATACGGCAAGGATAGAAGGATATGCACAGGGCAATCTGGGCATGCTTACTTCCACCTTTAACGAAATGGCCGATGTGATTGTAGATAACATCGATAAAATTTCTGCTACCGATAAATTCCGCCAGGAGCTGATCGCGAACGTATCACATGATCTTCGCACACCGTTATCTATCATGCAGGGGTATGTGGAAACGCTGATGATGAAAAAGGATGAACTGGCTGCTGCCGACCGGGAAAAATACCTGGCCATCGTATATGACAGCAACCGCAAATTATCTGTGCTGGTAGAACAGTTGTTTCAATACGCCAAACTGGAAGCTAACTTAATAACACCCGAGAAAGAGGCCTTCCTCATCGCCGAACTGGCTGCCGATATTATGATGGCTTACCAGTTGAAGGCGGATGAAAAGAATATCAAACTCAACATTCAGGCGCCTGATAATTTACCGCTGGTGTTTGCAGATATTTCGCTTACCGAACGGGTGTTGCAGAACCTGCTGGATAATGCATTTAAATTCACCCCCGCAGGAGGAAGCATTACAATTCTTTTAAGGGAGACGAATGCCGGGGTAAAAGTGGCGGTAACGGATACCGGTGTAGGTATTTCGCCTGAAGACCTCACCCATATTTTTGAACGGTACAAACAGATCCATCCCCGCTCACCCGAATCAAAAGGCATGGGTATTGGCCTGGCTATTGTTAAGAAGATCCTGGAGTTGCACCAGGCAGTAATAGTAGTAACCAGCGAACCGGGTAAGGGAACCACGTTTAATTTTGAATTACAAACTATATAAGTAGTACTAAACTTTATTCCAGATATTGAAATTCATGGCGAATTTTTTTTCCTCCAGTAATTTTCGCCAATCGATAAACAAGAAGAGGAATATAAGCAATATGCCAATAAGGGTGCCTGCCAGAACATTCCATGTTAACAGGCCATGAACGATGCTGTCGATATTTACCGAAACATAATGGCCGGTAAAAACCATGATGGCATCGCTGATAAATTTTCCGGCAAAAAAAGCGGGTAAAAGATTCAGGGTTTTTATTTTAGAGCAACCCGCTACGGTAAATAACGGTGTAGAAGGTAGTGGCACCAACGTATATACAAAAACAAACAGCTGTACCTTCCAGCTTTTATTAGCCAGCCTGGCGCCAAGAAATTGCATGTCCTCATTCTTTTTCGGTTTGATAAAACGTTTGGAAAGCAAATAAATGTATTTACTATATAAATACCTTCCCATGCCGGATCCCACAACACCGGTTACCAATACCATCCAGATATTAAGGTCGTACCTTATTTGAAAGAAAACCATTACAATCCAGGCCGGAGGCCCAATGAAAGGCACAATATCAACTACAACAGATGCTAAAAGTACCAGGATATAGAGCATACTATTCACGATAGCCGTTTTTAAGGTTGAAGTATTTGCTGTTGATCCGGTAACTCAAGTCTGACGGTAGTTCCCTCATGCAGTTTGCTTTTCAGGCTGATGCTGCCATGCATCAGTTCTATGTACCGTTTTACAATATGCAACCCAAGACCTGTTCCCTGAATGTTCACTGCATTCCTGCCCCGGTAAAAGGAGGTGAACATATAGGGCATGTCTTCGGTGGCGATGCCAATGCCCTTGTCTTTTATTGAAAGTGTGAGTTTGTGATCCCGGTGTACTGCTTTTATCCAAATGGTAGCACCTTCCGGTGAAAATTTACTGGCATTGCTTAATAAATTAAGAACGATGTTTTTCAACAGACCTTTATCGGACCTGAATTCGTCTTTACTATCACAGGAAACTATGATCTGCTGGCCATCCCTGGTAGCGGTTTTCATTTCTTCCACCACTTCCTCCAGCAATCCGTTCAGTTCAACAGGTGTGGAAGCAACCTGTACTTTGCCCTCTTCCAGTTTGCCAAGCGAAAGAAAATCTTCCAGCAGATCGTTCAGGTGCCTTACCGAATCCTTAATTCTTTTAATATGCCGTTCTCTTTTTTCCTGGTCGCCGGTTTGATCATATTTCAACACCAGGGAAGCAGAGGATAGGATCGTACTGAGGGGCGTTCGGAATTCATGGGAAGCCATGGCTACAAAGCGCGACTTTATTTCATTGAGTTCTTTTTGCTTATCCAGCGCTTCGTTTACATGTCCGATATTTTTCCGGTGGTTTACCACTTACTCAAAATTGAATGATTGATATTAAAACAATAACAATATAACCTATAGTTTTTGTGAGGCCGATGATGTTTGTCAGGATGAAGATTGATCGCGCTCATTACTTTCACGCTGCCGGAAATAATAAATTGGTGCCTGCCAATCAAAAATAAAAAACAATACCCGATATGAGTGTAACAGGGCCGGAAGCATACTGGAGTTTTCCTATAGCGCAAGCATTGAAAGAAGTGGCTGCCAACCCGGGCGGTCTGTCGGATAGTGATGCTGCCACAAGATTGAAGAAATATGGCGCCAATACTTTTAAAGCCACGCCGCGCACTTCTTCCATTGTTCTTTTCCTGCGTCAATTTAAGAGTCCCATTACCATCCTTCTTATTGTAGCCGCTTTTCTTTCAATGGGGTTGAACGACGTGACAAATGCGCTTATTATTCTTTTTATAATTCTTGTAAGCAGCCTGCTTGGGTTCTGGCAGGAAAGGGGCGCTACCAATGCTGTAAATGAGTTGTTGAAGATGGTGCAGATCCGGTGTTCCCTCGTAAGAAATGGAAAGGAAACGGAGCTGCCGGTTGAACAGGTTGTTCCGGGCGATATAATAATATTGAAAGCCGGTGATGTAATTCCCGGTGATTGTTTGTTGCTCGAGTCAAAAGACCTGTACGTGAATGAAGCGTCATTTACCGGTGAAACATTTCCGGTTGAAAAAACAGCGGGGACCGTTCCTGCGGATGCGCCGCTTTCCAAACGAAGCAACACCCTTTTCATGGGCGCTCATGTGATAAGCGGAAAAGCGAGAGCAGTGGTAATTAAAACGGGAAGGAATACCGAGTTTGGCGCTATCACGGCCCGGTTGAGATCAGGGACGCCGGAAACAGATTTTGAAAAAGGAGCGCGGCACTTTGGGTATATGCTGATGGAGATAACCTTAATCCTTATCATCATCATCTTTTCGGTGAACGTGCTGTTGCACAAGCCCGCCCTTGAATCCATACTTTTTTCACTGGCCCTGGCCGTAGGACTTACCCCGCAATTATTACCCGCCATCATCAGCATTAACCTGGCAGCCGGCGCCAGAAAAATGGCAAAGAACAAGGTGATCGTAAAACGCCTGTCGTCGATTGAAAATTTCGGCAGCATGAATATCCTTTGCTCCGATAAAACGGGTACCATAACCGAGGGAAAAGTAATGCTAAAAGATGCTCTTGACTACGAGGGAAAGCCTTCGGGGAAAACCCTGCACTTTGCCTGGCTGAATGCTTCCTTACAGCGGGGATATACAAACCCTGTCGATCAGGCCATCCAGGCAGCTTGCAGTGACAGCCTGGATGAGTGTACCGTACAGGCGGAAGTGCCATATGATTTTTTCCGGAAAAGACTTACGATAGTAGTGAAACATGGAGCAGATTATACAGCCATTACAAAAGGCGCTTTAACTGCCGTGCTGGCTGTTTGCGACCGGGTAGAAACAGGTACCGGACAGGTGATTGCGATCGATGAAGAGCTGGAGGCAATAAAGAACGAATATGAAAAAATATGCAATGCGGGTTACCGGGTATTGGGAGTTGCCACCAGGCAGGTGACCGGTGAAATGGATTTTACCCGCAACGATGAAAAGAATATGGTATTCCAGGGTTTTATAACCTTATTCGATCCGCCCAAAAAAGATGTGCTGCAAACTATAACGGAATTGCACAATATGGGTGTACAGTTAAAAATAATTACCGGCGATAATGAACTGGTTGCCCGCAGCCTGGCGCAACAGATAGGGATGAACGATCCGGTGATAATAACAGGCGGCCAGATCCATGAAATGAGTA
The Niastella koreensis GR20-10 genome window above contains:
- a CDS encoding TetR/AcrR family transcriptional regulator yields the protein MSKAKATRADLLQKAFELIYQNGYQATSIDEMLATTGVTKGALYYHFKNKEEMGLAIIDEVIYNEVFPFIKAKLEESDDVRENLYNMMSGLLLKHSFFKVEYGCPAVNLMSEMAPVNELFRKTLKKQFSAWQKAIEQAIVKGQETGQLALTHNAKQIALYILAGYQGARNMGKLYGRSSYGLFLDEFKNYLYQLK
- a CDS encoding sensor histidine kinase; this translates as MVNHRKNIGHVNEALDKQKELNEIKSRFVAMASHEFRTPLSTILSSASLVLKYDQTGDQEKRERHIKRIKDSVRHLNDLLEDFLSLGKLEEGKVQVASTPVELNGLLEEVVEEMKTATRDGQQIIVSCDSKDEFRSDKGLLKNIVLNLLSNASKFSPEGATIWIKAVHRDHKLTLSIKDKGIGIATEDMPYMFTSFYRGRNAVNIQGTGLGLHIVKRYIELMHGSISLKSKLHEGTTVRLELPDQQQILQP
- a CDS encoding YqhA family protein, which gives rise to MKSITGALKFIIAIIAWLVFTSGLVLTCIGIYDFGKVFVYLANGAEHTTRMMAIGLLHAVDIFLVAIVFFVLSIGFFVLFDSGENPSPVRIPQWLQVRNFTQLKVILWEAILTTLVVSWLADLVEKEINVEKTDIHSLIIPAGILIIALSLFVLKKGEH
- a CDS encoding DUF420 domain-containing protein; translation: MVRNYKPVTWALALGINGLIVLAFFFPFKEGIKEYDLSFLPLLNAIMNGATFIFLLLALVAIKQNKITRHRNFIFAAFSCTSIFLLSYLLYHFTTPSTKFGGDGVISYIYYFILITHIILAIITVPLALISIGRGLNMEVSLHKKITRYTMPVWLYVSLTGVIVYLMIAPYYK
- a CDS encoding spondin domain-containing protein; the encoded protein is MKYNLLKTCTLFASVLSLAACKKDNDMPPAQSETITIENVLDSKPLVETGTFQGTGTPPVILPGQSTTFTFSAAKNQRLTFATMYGWSNDLFFAPANPGIKLYNDDGSPITGDVSAQIKLWDNGTRVNQKPGSTVVHPGTAESAAKNIKEVSGTDDYGNSYLAASQLMQVSLAYNGNSVFTVTITNKSGGTANETPFSPGVWTLSYVAGGNLLLPEPVYSVGKVSANGLTNIAEMGDNSVLNTYLMGKTGIFTPLSPVLVVVYNGQQNPFFMAGENDRGEGLKDLAQKGNADILAAALKTKSGVKAVYVLKEATNTVLLPRTDGANGGKVSQMLSVVKGDRIAIATMYGFSNDWFFATSGNDWDATQKGDLSSAISLWDDGTAINQFPGAGITQFNLAGTPLTESKAIQAVPNPNGFTTLPAISNIIKVTIQ
- a CDS encoding chloride channel protein — its product is MIAIFRNKLKRIVANLKSERVKLNFMQGLPYWTASLLAGLLAVLYAKLFAWVEEANIFFLHTYKWSLLVITPVCFILGWWTIKRFSPFARGSGIPQIMASIELATPKEHNKIDRMLSVRVIVVKIISSLIMVFGGAIIGREGPTIQIAGSVFRTVNKYLPSWWPRISKKNMIITGAAAGLAAAFNTPLGGIVFAVEELSKTHISYFKTALFTAIIVAGLTAQALLGPYLYLGYPDVTHLSSIVFVWVILLAIIGGLFGSGVSKLMLYIMNWKSRFTKKYQNIFYLIIGGVLIALAGIFIHSDAIGSGKSVMTGTLFTPNKYVPWYLPFVRIAGLITSFTAGAAGGVFAPSLSIGASFGSWIAGLLHLSLTDTNLVILVGMVSFLTGVTRSPFTSAILVLEMTDRHNVIFYLMLAGLLANLVSLLIDRHSFYDHLKVGYLKEINHVDTSAEKPVPEIISTDKDNF
- a CDS encoding response regulator transcription factor — encoded protein: MDNKTVLIIEDDPNIVELLRIHLYDLGCKVASEGDGLKGLASAKEGHFHLIILDITLPGLNGMEVCRKLRQTDRQTPILMLTARSEEIDKVMGLETGADDYLTKPFSIREFIARVKVIFRRTEEFAAEASPAAASSVLNLSGLEIDLDKRRVTLHNNRVDLSPKEFELITLLASNPGKSYSRKRLLNLVWGYDFEGYEHTVNSHINRLRAKIEEDVSNPKFILTTWGVGYRFNEEL
- a CDS encoding four-helix bundle copper-binding protein, with the translated sequence MAHEQNTQLLNLLTNCVTECNHCASACLEEEDVKMLTKCIKLDLDCADICLLMAGYLARGSEHAEHLMSECAEICQKCAAECEKHAAMGMEHCRTCAEACRQCAEACMQMVHA
- a CDS encoding sensor histidine kinase; the protein is MSVRTIKGNRLFWKITAVFTGLLIVLGVVFVIIASNFSRSYYTAAHQELYGDIAQHLATFTQPFKNGKPDTTVTHDIIHSTMVANPSVEVYLLDTAGNIKDYVVPDKTVQIHQVNITKVKQWLTADKMKRPMGDNPKQPGEPSIFSAAPVYEKGRLVGYVYAVLASEKQKAILQSLDNNLYLRLASYMFYAALAVAFIVGVVTFFLITDSICHIAAVVKRFKEGDYTARIEGYAQGNLGMLTSTFNEMADVIVDNIDKISATDKFRQELIANVSHDLRTPLSIMQGYVETLMMKKDELAAADREKYLAIVYDSNRKLSVLVEQLFQYAKLEANLITPEKEAFLIAELAADIMMAYQLKADEKNIKLNIQAPDNLPLVFADISLTERVLQNLLDNAFKFTPAGGSITILLRETNAGVKVAVTDTGVGISPEDLTHIFERYKQIHPRSPESKGMGIGLAIVKKILELHQAVIVVTSEPGKGTTFNFELQTI